One window from the genome of Tolypothrix sp. NIES-4075 encodes:
- a CDS encoding ABC1 kinase family protein: MSAKTISPTDRAIDVEVVPENGAIVPVVTPSVSQIAIAPEHKPELRYEPIALAAYYKRRPLQVLRRIITILTPTLSFAFGLWLDSKRGVVVKNDQRRAAQLRQLLTRLGPAYIKIGQALSTRPDLVPPVYLEELTRLQDQLPAFPNEIAYQFIEEELGALPEEIYSELSPHPIAAASLGQVYKGKLKSTGEEVAVKVQRPDLREGITIDLYILRRLAGWAKKNFKRVRSDLVGILDELGDRIFEEMDYIHEGQNAERFFQLYGHMKDVYVPNIYWEYTNRRVLTMEWINGTKLTNTAEIRAQGIDARYLIEVGVQCSLRQLLEHGFFHADPHPGNLLATPDGKLAYLDFGMMSEIQPAQRYGLIEAIVHVVNRDFEGLAKDYVKLDFLSPETDLTPIIPAFARVFANAEGASVADLNIKSITDELSALMYEYPFRVPPYYALIIRSLVTLEGIAIYIDPNFKVLSEAYPYVSKRLLTDPAPQLRASLQDLLFKEGTFRWNRLENLLKNARNNQDYDLNVVLNQGLEFLSSERGAFIRNRVVDEVVKGVDALGKNALHNFTYLLRERVGLTAINETPSASIEQQQTLEHIKRIFNILQETRGFDTKELVPQLAQLVVNPGVQRLGQQVTSLLVQKAIARLIREFLAPEEVVVSPSQPKLPA; the protein is encoded by the coding sequence ATGAGTGCTAAGACAATTTCCCCAACTGACCGAGCGATTGATGTTGAAGTGGTGCCAGAGAATGGTGCTATAGTTCCTGTAGTGACACCAAGCGTATCTCAGATAGCGATCGCACCCGAACACAAACCGGAATTGCGTTACGAGCCGATCGCCCTCGCCGCGTATTATAAAAGACGACCGCTGCAAGTTTTGCGGCGTATTATCACAATTTTGACACCGACTTTATCCTTTGCTTTTGGCTTGTGGTTGGACAGCAAACGGGGAGTTGTCGTCAAAAATGACCAGCGTCGTGCGGCTCAGTTGCGACAACTGCTGACACGACTCGGACCAGCTTACATTAAAATTGGGCAAGCTTTATCTACCAGACCGGATTTAGTTCCTCCTGTATACTTAGAAGAATTAACTCGGCTACAAGACCAGTTACCGGCTTTTCCCAATGAAATCGCGTATCAATTTATTGAAGAAGAATTAGGAGCGCTTCCAGAAGAGATTTACTCGGAACTGTCACCACACCCAATTGCCGCAGCTTCTTTGGGACAAGTTTACAAAGGTAAGTTGAAAAGTACTGGTGAGGAAGTTGCTGTTAAAGTGCAGCGTCCGGACTTACGCGAGGGTATAACAATTGACTTGTATATTTTACGTCGGCTTGCGGGGTGGGCAAAGAAAAACTTCAAAAGGGTGCGAAGTGACCTTGTAGGAATTCTAGATGAATTAGGCGATCGCATCTTTGAAGAGATGGACTACATCCACGAAGGACAAAACGCCGAGCGCTTTTTTCAGTTATACGGTCACATGAAAGACGTTTATGTACCGAATATTTACTGGGAATATACGAATCGTCGCGTTTTGACGATGGAGTGGATCAACGGCACAAAATTAACGAATACAGCAGAAATTCGCGCCCAAGGTATAGATGCTCGTTATTTAATTGAAGTGGGCGTGCAGTGTTCTTTGCGACAACTGTTAGAGCATGGATTTTTCCACGCTGACCCGCACCCAGGTAACTTGTTAGCTACACCCGATGGTAAACTAGCTTATCTCGACTTTGGGATGATGAGCGAGATTCAACCGGCGCAAAGATATGGTTTAATTGAAGCGATCGTCCACGTGGTCAACCGCGATTTTGAAGGTTTAGCCAAAGATTACGTCAAGCTAGATTTTTTATCACCAGAAACCGACTTAACCCCAATTATTCCCGCTTTTGCCAGAGTATTTGCCAATGCCGAAGGTGCTAGCGTTGCTGACCTTAACATCAAAAGTATTACCGATGAATTATCAGCTTTGATGTATGAGTATCCCTTCCGCGTTCCACCTTACTACGCTTTAATTATCCGTTCATTGGTAACGCTCGAAGGCATTGCTATCTATATAGATCCAAACTTCAAAGTCCTCAGCGAAGCTTATCCTTACGTTTCCAAACGCTTGTTAACCGATCCAGCACCGCAATTAAGAGCATCTTTGCAAGATTTGCTATTTAAAGAAGGTACATTCCGCTGGAACCGTTTAGAAAACTTGTTAAAAAATGCCCGTAACAATCAAGATTACGACTTGAATGTAGTTTTGAATCAAGGATTGGAGTTTCTATCTTCCGAAAGAGGCGCTTTTATTCGCAATCGGGTAGTTGATGAAGTTGTCAAAGGAGTCGATGCTTTAGGTAAAAACGCTTTGCACAATTTTACATACTTGCTGCGGGAACGAGTAGGTTTAACAGCCATCAACGAAACTCCCTCAGCATCAATTGAACAGCAACAAACCTTAGAGCATATCAAACGTATCTTTAATATTCTTCAAGAAACCCGTGGCTTCGATACAAAAGAGCTTGTTCCCCAACTTGCACAGTTAGTGGTAAATCCAGGTGTGCAGCGTTTGGGTCAGCAAGTTACCAGTCTGTTAGTACAAAAAGCCATAGCAA